In a single window of the Gossypium hirsutum isolate 1008001.06 chromosome D02, Gossypium_hirsutum_v2.1, whole genome shotgun sequence genome:
- the LOC107908781 gene encoding probable LRR receptor-like serine/threonine-protein kinase At2g16250 has protein sequence MVDQRNIGVALVLFYLLLLSLLFKPTVEQRLSSSIEFTALFELRSSLGLKSRDWPRKVDPCSSWNGIRCENGSVFGINISGFRRTTVGTQNPRFAVDSLVNFTRLVSFNASKFLLPGSIPDWFGRRLLTLQVLDLRSCNITGVIPSSIGNLSNLSILYLSDNRLTGAIPSSLGRLLSLSVLDLSNNLLTGSIPPGIGALSQLQILNLSSNSLRFSIPAQLGDLDSLVDLDLSSNSLSGLVPEDLSGLRNLQRMVLGNNGLTGLLPVNLFRSPSLLQVIVLRNNSFTGELPEVIWSISGLNLLDISQNNFTTELPNFASYDNATAAVLDISGNKFYGSLTTVLRRFSSMNLSENYFEGSVPDFVLGNASLGTNCLQNVSNQRTLTDCVSFYGERGLSFDNFGPPPPESGKSNSNRNRIILAAVLGGAGFIMLLTLFLLLVLRVHTRRRVSHRGIDVGQVCAETTPPSPGLAINFSSLGDLFTYQQLLQATGNFTEANLIKHGHSGDLFKGILESGLPVVIKRVDLQSIKKEVYLSELDFFNRFTHTRLVPLLGHCLEKENEKLLVYKYMPNGDLLSSLYRKINSETDGLQSLDWITRLKIAIGAAEGLSYLHHECTPPIVHRDVRASSILLDDKFEVRLGSLTKFCLQEDDGRQNGITRLLQLPRSSPERGSSDSSTALCAYDVYCFGMVLLGLVTGNLDMNASSETEMKEWLEQTLPYISIYDKELVTKILDPSLLVDEDLLEEVWAMAIMARSCLNLKPSRRPLMRYILKALENPLRVVREDHSSSARLRTTSSRGSWNAALFGSWLRSSSDIAASTTRAEGGADHTSSHKHHSKEIFIFPEPPPQETERLPS, from the exons ATGGTGGATCAGAGAAATATAGGGGTagctttagttttattttatctaTTGTTGTTGTCGCTGTTGTTCAAGCCTACAGTCGAGCAGCGACTGAGTTCGAGTATCGAGTTTACAGCTTTGTTTGAACTTAGATCATCTTTGGGGCTTAAAAGTAGGGATTGGCCTAGAAAAGTTGATCCTTGTTCGAGTTGGAATGGTATACGATGTGAAAACGGTAGTGTTTTTGGGATTAACATATCCGGGTTTAGAAGGACAACTGTCGGTACACAAAACCCGCGGTTTGCCGTCGATTCCCTTGTGAATTTTACGCGTTTGGTCTCTTTTAATGCCTCTAAGTTCTTGCTTCCTGGTTCGATCCCGGATTGGTTTGGCCGACGGTTGTTGACACTACAAGTGTTGGATCTCAGGTCTTGTAATATCACTGGTGTTATACCTTCGAGTATTGGGAATTTGAGTAACTTGAGTATTCTGTATTTGTCGGATAATAGGCTTACCGGGGCGATTCCTTCGAGTTTGGGTCGATTGTTAAGCCTTTCAGTTCTTGATCTTTCGAATAATTTGCTTACCGGGTCGATTCCTCCTGGCATTGGGGCACTTTCGCAACTACAAATTTTGAATCTTTCTAGCAATAGTTTAAGGTTTTCGATACCTGCACAACTTGGTGACCTCGATAGCTTGGTTGACCTTGATCTCAGCAGTAACAGTTTGTCAGGGTTGGTACCGGAGGATCTTAGTGGTTTACGGAATTTGCAGAGAATGGTCTTAGGGAACAACGGTCTCACTGGGTTGTTGCCGGTCAATTTGTTCCGATCTCCAAGTTTGTTGCAGGTTATAGTCCTTAGAAACAATAGTTTCACTGGTGAACTCCCTGAAGTAATATGGTCAATATCAGGGTTGAACCTGCTCGATATCTCTCAGAATAACTTCACCACCGAGCTGCCGAATTTTGCTTCGTATGATAATGCCACTGCTGCAGTACTCGACATTTCCGGGAACAAGTTTTATGGAAGTCTCACGACTGTACTCAGACGGTTCAGTTCTATGAATTTGTCGGAAAACTATTTTGAAGGCAGTGTTCCAGATTTTGTGCTTGGCAATGCATCTCTCGGTACTAATTGTCTCCAAAACGTGTCAAATCAGAGGACTTTGACAGATTGTGTATCATTCTATGGCGAGAGGGGCCTGAGTTTCGATAATTTCGGGCCTCCACCTCCCGAAAGTGGGAAGAGTAACAGCAACAGAAATAGAATTATATTGGCTGCGGTTTTAGGCGGAGCCGGATTTATCATGCTACTAACGTTGTTTCTATTGCTAGTCCTACGTGTCCATACACGAAGGAGAGTAAGTCATAGAGGGATTGATGTAGGACAAGTCTGTGCTGAAACAACACCTCCTTCGCCTGGATTAGCTATTAATTTTTCGAGCCTAGGTGATCTATTTACGTATCAGCAACTTCTTCAAGCCACCGGTAATTTCACTGAAGCGAACCTCATCAAGCACGGCCATTCTGGGGATCTCTTCAAGGGTATCTTAGAAAGTGGGCTTCCTGTTGTCATCAAAAGGGTTGATTTGCAATCGATTAAAAAGGAAGTGTACTTATCAGAATTGGATTTCTTTAACAGATTTACGCATACACGACTGGTTCCCCTATTGGGACACTGCTTGGAGAAAGAGAACGAAAAATTATTGGTTTATAAATATATGCCGAACGGGGACTTGTTGAGTTCTTTGTACAGGAAAATCAATTCAGAAACTGATGGTTTACAGTCGTTAGATTGGATAACAAGATTGAAAATCGCTATAGGAGCTGCCGAAGGCCTTTCTTATCTTCATCATGAATGCACACCACCGATCGTCCATAG AGATGTTCGAGCTAGTAGTATACTCCTCGATGATAAATTTGAAGTACGACTAGGGAGCTTGACCAAGTTCTGTCTTCAAGAAGACGATGGCCGTCAAAATGGAATTACAAGATTACTGCAGTTGCCACG GTCATCGCCGGAACGGGGTTCTTCAG ATTCTTCTACGGCATTATGTGCATATGATGTTTACTGCTTCGGGATGGTTTTACTTGGACTGGTAACTGGTAACTTAgacatgaatgcatcaagtgaaacCGAGATGAAGGAATGGTTAGAACAAACACTACCATATATCAGTATATATGATAAAGAACTTGTGACAAAAATTTTAGACCCGTCTCTTCTCGTGGACGAGGATCTATTGGAAGAAGTCTGGGCCATGGCCATCATGGCTAGATCATGTCTCAACTTGAAACCGTCTAGGCGACCCCTAATGAGATACATTCTCAAAGCTTTGGAAAATCCATTAAGGGTAGTTAGGGAGGATCATTCAAGCTCCGCAAGGCTTAGAACAACATCCTCTAGAGGTTCATGGAACGCTGCTCTTTTCGGTAGCTGGCTTCGAAGCTCTTCCGATATAGCAGCCTCCACCACTAGAGCTGAAGGTGGAGCCGACCATACATCTTCCCATAAACACCATTCGAAGGAGATATTCATATTCCCCGAGCCACCACCACAAGAAACCGAAAGACTCCCGTCGTAA